A genomic region of Papaver somniferum cultivar HN1 chromosome 7, ASM357369v1, whole genome shotgun sequence contains the following coding sequences:
- the LOC113295663 gene encoding PKS-NRPS hybrid synthetase CHGG_01239-like has product MRDSNEDFDVGESSCHQQGSAYLDFYDSQLQQYIENETSIHENPPSQTLNQILNQISQEGTSVEERREETNDTSSPNNQMVSYPWPAGQLGPDTSDKYATDLEFTSKEEAINWAKETALKNKCVLVRNTQGKDIRFEMTCERAGSYAKNSHKKKDYVYEKKANKNYKTITRKDGCPFKLVFNWKGNAYKSKVWNGRHNHPDPDSFVWHCLVAKLKPHEFAEVERLYKRGTAPSKMLLGIKAKDPDNVSSLSTIYSAQVTIRRERWQGRKVMQEFLKLATDHNYTHTEKVGPDGEVLQIFLAHPLMAQLAQSFFPVLIMDCTYKTNKYHMPLFNIVGHTSDRVTFTLAWCFMRNEKDYNYIWELNQLKLLFRGNDLPRVIITDYDDGLMYKLSEVFPYAQNFLCTFHIVVNVNKNCHAVIEPPKADIKNSKKEALEEEVRFKLLSPEDQEEERKKIQEQVDEEHKANHDKWLSFIKDLDSLVWFITETRYEENLKKFIDRWNERYPSAVSYSRKNWLDPLKQKFVRAWTNRYRNYGNESTSIAESAHGRLKKLLDSNQENIVTVTEAMEQYFKNDIDRITKAFQKSSMERMTTFLKHEKFLRGIEYNVSHWAIEHMMKELDYEIEKGRPGDMCICTSMSSLGLPCQHMLIKYKEVIPLEYIDPFWKQLSFTPPPTELVGESPWETNEGIEFFNSHGTSATRQILLSQLRLITRPWTRDLNEPIIGKPPGRPQTQLSRTKERKILKKTTGREVERQEKTVPKKRGRPKKEVSTSTPQEDDGSSQPTPKKRQSAKKGLCTPMQTQQDESAQSVQNIDEAQIPKRRRERPRKFVYVPLGPLEYVEDGLDILTLLHGDRKTPRDPKSRRPSRSYHTKIQEYMNQLPEFIREYIIYTDDVDGDGNCGFYAATEQLGYLSLADNEGLTQWQYARRRMAATLIEKKRFYEHAVDDEKGFKNLHARVLGPKEPMAFLPSEYWMQMPVCGHLLADTFNCVVHYFSPTASSTFTPKWQKCEGSLKKRRMALAFVNENHFIILKLKENCPLPPVCAMTKNKEVVPNYSNEWMELYEDNHQLWDALDLSIP; this is encoded by the exons ATGAGAGATTCTAATGAGGACTTTGATGTAGGGGAATCCTCATGTCACCAACAAGGAAGTGCTTACCTTGATTTTTATGACTCTCAATTACAACAATATATAGAGAATGAAACTTCCATCCATGAAAACCCCCCAagtcaaaccctaaatcaaattcTAAATCAAATTTCACAGGAGGGAACAAGTGTAGAggagagaagagaagaaactaATGATACAAGCTCTCCAAATAATCAG ATGGTATCATACCCTTGGCCTGCGGGACAATTGGGACCAGATACTTCCGATAAGTATGCGACTGATTTGGAATTCACGAGTAAAGAAGAGGCAATAAATTGGGCTAAAGAAACGGCTCTTAAGAATAAGTGTGTGTTAGTGAGAAATACTCAAGGTAAAGATATTCGGTTTGAGATGACTTGCGAGAGAGCTGGGTCGTATGCTAAAAACAGCCACAAaaaaaaggattatgtatatGAAAAAAAGGCTAATAAGAATTACAAGACTATTACAAGGAAGGATGGATGCCCCTTCAAGCTTGTGTTCAATTGGAAAGGAAATGCATATAAAAGTAAAGTATGGAACGGTCGCCATAATCATCCGGATCCAGACTCTTTTGTTTGGCACTGCTTGGTGGCAAAGCTTAAACCTCATGAATTCGCGGAAGTAGAGAGATTATATAAAAGAGGCACCGCACCAAGTAAAATGCTACTCGGCATTAAGGCCAAGGATCCAGATAATGTGTCTTCAttaagtacaatttatagtgcACAAGTCACTATAAGAAGGGAACGTTGGCAAGGTAGGAAGGTTATGCAAGAATTTCTAAAGTTAGCAACCGATCACAACTATACACACACGGAAAAAGTTGGTCCAGACGGTGAGGTTCTTCAAATATTCCTTGCTCATCCGTTGATGgcacaattggctcaatcattctTCCCggttcttataatggattgcacttacaagacaaacaaatatcaTATGCCGTTGTTCAACATTGTAGGTCACACATCGGATAGGGTAACATTCACGTTAGCTTGGTGTTTTATGAGAAACGAGAAGGATTATAATTATATTTGGGAATTAAACCAATTGAAGTTACTCTTTCGAGGTAATGATCTTCCAAGGGTCATAATAACCGATTATGATGACGGATTAATGTACAAACTTTCTGAAGTTTTTCCgtatgcacaaaatttcctttgCACGTTCCACATTGTAGTCAACGTGAATAAAAATTGCCATGCGGTTATTGAACCAccaaaggcggatattaagaattCAAAGAAAgaagcacttgaagaagaagttcgCTTTAAGCTACTATCACCGGAAGATCAAGAAgaggagagaaaaaaaattcaagagCAAGTGGACGAAGAACATAAAGCCAATCACGATAAATGGTTAAGTTTTATAAAAGATTTGGATTCCTTGGTTTGGTTTATCACCGAAACTAGATACGAAGAAAATTTGAAGAAGTTTATTGATCGGTGGAATGAAAGGTATCCAAGCGCGGTCTCTTATAGTAGGAAAAATTGGTTGGATCCGTTAAAACAAAAATTTGTGCGAGCATGGACGAACCGATATAGAAACTATGGTAATGAGTCCACTAGTATTGCGGAGTCCGCTCACGGTCGCTTGAAGAAACTTCTTGATTCTAATCAAGAAAATATTGTTACGGTGACGGAAGCAATGGAGCAATATTTCAAGAATGATATTGATAGAATTACCAAAGCATTTCAAAAAAGTTCAAtggagaggatgacaacatttttgaagcatgaaaagtTTCTCCGGGGAATAGAATATAATGTGTCACATTGGGCAATAGAACATATGATGAAAGAATTAGATTATGAGATAGAAAAAGGCCGTCCAGGTGATATGTGCATATGTACTTCGATGTCATCTTTGGGTCTTCCGTGTCAGCATATGCTTATTAAGTATAAAGAAGTGATACCTCTCGAAtatattgatccgttttggaaacAATTATCTTTTACACCTCCTCCTACGGAACTTGTCGGAGAATCACCATGGGAAACAAATGAAGGAATAGAATTCTTCAACTCACACGGAACCTCGGCAACCCGACAGattttgttgagccaactaagatTAATTACTCGCCCATGGACACGTGACTTGAATGAACCAATAATAGGAAAGCCACCCGGGAGACCTCAAACCCAATTGTCAAGGACAAAAGAAAGGAAGATCTTGAAAAAAACAACTGGACGCGAGGTGGAGCGTCAAGAGA AAacggttccaaagaaaagaggAAGGCCGAAAAAAGAAGTTTCTACATCAACACCACAAGAAGATGATGGGAGTTCACAACCGACACCAAAGAAGAGACAAAGTGCGAAGAAGGGATTATGTACACCAATGCAAACTCAACAAGATGAGAGTGCACAATCggttcaaaatattgatgaagcacaAATCCCAAAGAGGAGGAGGGAAAGGCCGAGGAAGTTTGTGTATGTCCCACTTGGACCCTTAGAGTATGTAGAAGATGGGTTGGATATACTCACTCTACTTCACGGTGATAGGAAAACACCTAGGGATCCAAAATCACGTAGACCAAGTCGATCGTATCATACTAAAATACAAGAGTACATGAATCAACTACCCGAGTTCATTCGTGAATACATAatatatacggatgatgtcgatggagatggaaattgtggttttTATGCTGCGACCGAGCAATTAGGATACTTAAGTTTGGCGGATAACGAAGGGTTGACACAATGGCAATATGCTAGAAGGAGGATGGCCGCAACACTTATCGAGAAGAAGAGGTTTTATGAACATGCGGTCGACGATGAGAAGGGGTTCAAAAATTTGCATGCTCGCGTTCTTGGGCCTAAGGAGCCGATGGCATTCCTTCCTTCAGAATATTGGATGCAAATGCCGGTATGTGGGCATCTACTAGCAGATACATTTAACTGTGTGGTACATTATTTTAGCCCTACTGCGTCATCAACGTTCACACCAAAGTGGCAAAAGTgcgaaggatctcttaagaagagaaggATGGCTTTAGCGTTTGTGAACGAGAATCATTTCATCATTCTCAAATTAAAGGAAAattgtccattaccaccggtTTGTGCGATGACTAAAAACAAGGAAGTAGTTCCCAATTACTCAAACGAATGGATGGAGTTGTACGAAGATAATCACCAACTTTGGGATGCTTTGGACCTTTCAATTCCCTGA